A window of Tursiops truncatus isolate mTurTru1 chromosome 8, mTurTru1.mat.Y, whole genome shotgun sequence contains these coding sequences:
- the TM7SF2 gene encoding delta(14)-sterol reductase TM7SF2 isoform X1 — MVPQGSRAELEFGGPLGAAALLLLLPATMFHLLLVARSGPARLLGPPPYLPELEELWSPWALLLCLTWLGLQATLYLLPARKVAEGQELKDKSRLSYPINGAWGLGPCAELWGWGWSPRPGGEVCGDEPATPISILCLFYAQDVGGSTGSLHTPPPSTPSIAATLCTREVAGVTLRKLKCLTNGSGQGFQALVLTALLVGLGVLAGLPLSALPEMLLPLAFAATLIAFIFSLLLYLKALVAPASALAPGGNSGNPIYDFFLGRELNPRICSFDFKYFCELRPGLIGWVLINLALLMQEAELRGSPSLAMWLVNGFQLLYVGDALWHEEAVLTTMDIIHDGFGFMLAFGDLAWVPFTYSLQAQFLLYHPEPLGLPLASVICLINAVGYYIFRGANSQKNTFRKNPSDPRVADLETISTATGRRLLVSGWWGMVRHPNYLGDLIMALAWSLPCGVSHLLPYFYLLYFTALLVHREARDEQQCLRKYGLAWHAYCRRVPYRIVPYIY, encoded by the exons ATGGTCCCTCAGGGCTCCCGGGCTGAGCTGGAATTCGGAGGACCCCTGG gcGCTGcggcactgctgctgctgctccccGCCACCATGTTCCACCTGCTACTGGTAGCCCGCTCGGGCCCGGCGCGCCTCCTGGGCCCACCCCCTTACCTGCCGGAACTCGAGGAGCTGTGGAGCCCTTGGGCGCTGTTGCTGTGTCTCACCTGGCTCGGCCTGCAGGCGACGCTCTACCTCTTGCCGGCGCGCAAG GTGGCCGAGGGGCAGGAACTGAAGGACAAGAGTCGACTGAGCTACCCCATTAACGGTGCTTGGGGGCTGGGTCCTTGCGCGGAGTTGTGGGGATGGGGTTGGAGCCCCAGGCCCGGTGGGGAGGTCTGTGGAGATGAGCCCGCGACCCCAATTTCTATTTTGTGCCTCTTTTACGCCCAGGACGTAGGGGGTTCCACTGgctccctccacacccctcctccctccactcccagcATTGCTGCCACTCTATGCACCAGAGAAGTGGCTGGGGTGACCCTCCGAAAGCTAAAGTGTCTGACTAATGGCTCGGGACAAG GCTTCCAGGCCCTGGTGCTGACAGCCCTGTTGGTGGGCCTGGGAGTGTTAGCCGGGCTGCCCCTGAGCGCGCTCCCGGAAATGCTCCTGCCCTTGGCCTTTGCGGCCACCCTCATCGCCTTCATCTTCAGCCTCCTTCTCTATCTGAAGGCTCTGGtagcccctgcctctgccctggcaCCCGGGGGGAACTCAG GCAATCCCATTTACGACTTTTTCCTGGGACGGGAGCTCAACCCGCGCATCTGTTCCTTTGACTTCAAATATTTCTGCGAACTGCGGCCTGGCCTCATCGGCTGG GTCCTCATCAACCTGGCCTTGCTGATGCAGGAAGCAGAACTTCGGGGGAGTCCCTCACTGGCCATGTGGCTGGTCAATGGCTTCCAGCTACTATATGTGGGTGATGCCCTTTGGCACGAG GAGGCGGTCCTCACCACCATGGACATCATACATGACGGGTTTGGCTTCATGCTGGCCTTTGGGGACCTCGCCTGGGTACCCTTCACCTACAGCCTGCAGGCCCAGTTCCTGCTGTACCACCCAGAGCCCCTGGGGTTGCCCCTGGCCTCGGTCATCTGCCTCATCAATG CTGTTGGTTACTACATCTTCCGTGGAGCCAATTCTCAGAAAAACACCTTCCGGAAGAATCCTTCTGATCCCAGAGTGGCTG ACCTTGAGACCATCTCTACAGCCACAGGGCGACGGCTGCTGGTGTCTGGGTGGTGGGGTATGGTCCGCCATCCCAACTACCTTGGAGACCTCATCATGGCTCTGGCCTGGTCCTTGCCCTGCG GGGTGTCCCACCTGTTGCCCTACTTCTACCTCCTTTACTTCACTGCGCTGTTGGTACACCGTGAGGCCCGGGATGAGCAGCAGTGTCTGCGGAAGTATGGCCTGGCCTGGCACGCATACTGCCGGCGTGTGCCCTACCGAATCGTGCCCTACATCTACTGA
- the TM7SF2 gene encoding delta(14)-sterol reductase TM7SF2 isoform X3, whose protein sequence is MVPQGSRAELEFGGPLGAAALLLLLPATMFHLLLVARSGPARLLGPPPYLPELEELWSPWALLLCLTWLGLQATLYLLPARKVAEGQELKDKSRLSYPINGFQALVLTALLVGLGVLAGLPLSALPEMLLPLAFAATLIAFIFSLLLYLKALVAPASALAPGGNSGNPIYDFFLGRELNPRICSFDFKYFCELRPGLIGWVLINLALLMQEAELRGSPSLAMWLVNGFQLLYVGDALWHEEAVLTTMDIIHDGFGFMLAFGDLAWVPFTYSLQAQFLLYHPEPLGLPLASVICLINAVGYYIFRGANSQKNTFRKNPSDPRVADLETISTATGRRLLVSGWWGMVRHPNYLGDLIMALAWSLPCGVSHLLPYFYLLYFTALLVHREARDEQQCLRKYGLAWHAYCRRVPYRIVPYIY, encoded by the exons ATGGTCCCTCAGGGCTCCCGGGCTGAGCTGGAATTCGGAGGACCCCTGG gcGCTGcggcactgctgctgctgctccccGCCACCATGTTCCACCTGCTACTGGTAGCCCGCTCGGGCCCGGCGCGCCTCCTGGGCCCACCCCCTTACCTGCCGGAACTCGAGGAGCTGTGGAGCCCTTGGGCGCTGTTGCTGTGTCTCACCTGGCTCGGCCTGCAGGCGACGCTCTACCTCTTGCCGGCGCGCAAG GTGGCCGAGGGGCAGGAACTGAAGGACAAGAGTCGACTGAGCTACCCCATTAACG GCTTCCAGGCCCTGGTGCTGACAGCCCTGTTGGTGGGCCTGGGAGTGTTAGCCGGGCTGCCCCTGAGCGCGCTCCCGGAAATGCTCCTGCCCTTGGCCTTTGCGGCCACCCTCATCGCCTTCATCTTCAGCCTCCTTCTCTATCTGAAGGCTCTGGtagcccctgcctctgccctggcaCCCGGGGGGAACTCAG GCAATCCCATTTACGACTTTTTCCTGGGACGGGAGCTCAACCCGCGCATCTGTTCCTTTGACTTCAAATATTTCTGCGAACTGCGGCCTGGCCTCATCGGCTGG GTCCTCATCAACCTGGCCTTGCTGATGCAGGAAGCAGAACTTCGGGGGAGTCCCTCACTGGCCATGTGGCTGGTCAATGGCTTCCAGCTACTATATGTGGGTGATGCCCTTTGGCACGAG GAGGCGGTCCTCACCACCATGGACATCATACATGACGGGTTTGGCTTCATGCTGGCCTTTGGGGACCTCGCCTGGGTACCCTTCACCTACAGCCTGCAGGCCCAGTTCCTGCTGTACCACCCAGAGCCCCTGGGGTTGCCCCTGGCCTCGGTCATCTGCCTCATCAATG CTGTTGGTTACTACATCTTCCGTGGAGCCAATTCTCAGAAAAACACCTTCCGGAAGAATCCTTCTGATCCCAGAGTGGCTG ACCTTGAGACCATCTCTACAGCCACAGGGCGACGGCTGCTGGTGTCTGGGTGGTGGGGTATGGTCCGCCATCCCAACTACCTTGGAGACCTCATCATGGCTCTGGCCTGGTCCTTGCCCTGCG GGGTGTCCCACCTGTTGCCCTACTTCTACCTCCTTTACTTCACTGCGCTGTTGGTACACCGTGAGGCCCGGGATGAGCAGCAGTGTCTGCGGAAGTATGGCCTGGCCTGGCACGCATACTGCCGGCGTGTGCCCTACCGAATCGTGCCCTACATCTACTGA
- the TM7SF2 gene encoding delta(14)-sterol reductase TM7SF2 isoform X4 — MVPQGSRAELEFGGPLGAAALLLLLPATMFHLLLVARSGPARLLGPPPYLPELEELWSPWALLLCLTWLGLQATLYLLPARKVAEGQELKDKSRLSYPINGNPIYDFFLGRELNPRICSFDFKYFCELRPGLIGWVLINLALLMQEAELRGSPSLAMWLVNGFQLLYVGDALWHEEAVLTTMDIIHDGFGFMLAFGDLAWVPFTYSLQAQFLLYHPEPLGLPLASVICLINAVGYYIFRGANSQKNTFRKNPSDPRVADLETISTATGRRLLVSGWWGMVRHPNYLGDLIMALAWSLPCGVSHLLPYFYLLYFTALLVHREARDEQQCLRKYGLAWHAYCRRVPYRIVPYIY; from the exons ATGGTCCCTCAGGGCTCCCGGGCTGAGCTGGAATTCGGAGGACCCCTGG gcGCTGcggcactgctgctgctgctccccGCCACCATGTTCCACCTGCTACTGGTAGCCCGCTCGGGCCCGGCGCGCCTCCTGGGCCCACCCCCTTACCTGCCGGAACTCGAGGAGCTGTGGAGCCCTTGGGCGCTGTTGCTGTGTCTCACCTGGCTCGGCCTGCAGGCGACGCTCTACCTCTTGCCGGCGCGCAAG GTGGCCGAGGGGCAGGAACTGAAGGACAAGAGTCGACTGAGCTACCCCATTAACG GCAATCCCATTTACGACTTTTTCCTGGGACGGGAGCTCAACCCGCGCATCTGTTCCTTTGACTTCAAATATTTCTGCGAACTGCGGCCTGGCCTCATCGGCTGG GTCCTCATCAACCTGGCCTTGCTGATGCAGGAAGCAGAACTTCGGGGGAGTCCCTCACTGGCCATGTGGCTGGTCAATGGCTTCCAGCTACTATATGTGGGTGATGCCCTTTGGCACGAG GAGGCGGTCCTCACCACCATGGACATCATACATGACGGGTTTGGCTTCATGCTGGCCTTTGGGGACCTCGCCTGGGTACCCTTCACCTACAGCCTGCAGGCCCAGTTCCTGCTGTACCACCCAGAGCCCCTGGGGTTGCCCCTGGCCTCGGTCATCTGCCTCATCAATG CTGTTGGTTACTACATCTTCCGTGGAGCCAATTCTCAGAAAAACACCTTCCGGAAGAATCCTTCTGATCCCAGAGTGGCTG ACCTTGAGACCATCTCTACAGCCACAGGGCGACGGCTGCTGGTGTCTGGGTGGTGGGGTATGGTCCGCCATCCCAACTACCTTGGAGACCTCATCATGGCTCTGGCCTGGTCCTTGCCCTGCG GGGTGTCCCACCTGTTGCCCTACTTCTACCTCCTTTACTTCACTGCGCTGTTGGTACACCGTGAGGCCCGGGATGAGCAGCAGTGTCTGCGGAAGTATGGCCTGGCCTGGCACGCATACTGCCGGCGTGTGCCCTACCGAATCGTGCCCTACATCTACTGA
- the TM7SF2 gene encoding delta(14)-sterol reductase TM7SF2 isoform X2, whose protein sequence is MFHLLLVARSGPARLLGPPPYLPELEELWSPWALLLCLTWLGLQATLYLLPARKVAEGQELKDKSRLSYPINGAWGLGPCAELWGWGWSPRPGGEVCGDEPATPISILCLFYAQDVGGSTGSLHTPPPSTPSIAATLCTREVAGVTLRKLKCLTNGSGQGFQALVLTALLVGLGVLAGLPLSALPEMLLPLAFAATLIAFIFSLLLYLKALVAPASALAPGGNSGNPIYDFFLGRELNPRICSFDFKYFCELRPGLIGWVLINLALLMQEAELRGSPSLAMWLVNGFQLLYVGDALWHEEAVLTTMDIIHDGFGFMLAFGDLAWVPFTYSLQAQFLLYHPEPLGLPLASVICLINAVGYYIFRGANSQKNTFRKNPSDPRVADLETISTATGRRLLVSGWWGMVRHPNYLGDLIMALAWSLPCGVSHLLPYFYLLYFTALLVHREARDEQQCLRKYGLAWHAYCRRVPYRIVPYIY, encoded by the exons ATGTTCCACCTGCTACTGGTAGCCCGCTCGGGCCCGGCGCGCCTCCTGGGCCCACCCCCTTACCTGCCGGAACTCGAGGAGCTGTGGAGCCCTTGGGCGCTGTTGCTGTGTCTCACCTGGCTCGGCCTGCAGGCGACGCTCTACCTCTTGCCGGCGCGCAAG GTGGCCGAGGGGCAGGAACTGAAGGACAAGAGTCGACTGAGCTACCCCATTAACGGTGCTTGGGGGCTGGGTCCTTGCGCGGAGTTGTGGGGATGGGGTTGGAGCCCCAGGCCCGGTGGGGAGGTCTGTGGAGATGAGCCCGCGACCCCAATTTCTATTTTGTGCCTCTTTTACGCCCAGGACGTAGGGGGTTCCACTGgctccctccacacccctcctccctccactcccagcATTGCTGCCACTCTATGCACCAGAGAAGTGGCTGGGGTGACCCTCCGAAAGCTAAAGTGTCTGACTAATGGCTCGGGACAAG GCTTCCAGGCCCTGGTGCTGACAGCCCTGTTGGTGGGCCTGGGAGTGTTAGCCGGGCTGCCCCTGAGCGCGCTCCCGGAAATGCTCCTGCCCTTGGCCTTTGCGGCCACCCTCATCGCCTTCATCTTCAGCCTCCTTCTCTATCTGAAGGCTCTGGtagcccctgcctctgccctggcaCCCGGGGGGAACTCAG GCAATCCCATTTACGACTTTTTCCTGGGACGGGAGCTCAACCCGCGCATCTGTTCCTTTGACTTCAAATATTTCTGCGAACTGCGGCCTGGCCTCATCGGCTGG GTCCTCATCAACCTGGCCTTGCTGATGCAGGAAGCAGAACTTCGGGGGAGTCCCTCACTGGCCATGTGGCTGGTCAATGGCTTCCAGCTACTATATGTGGGTGATGCCCTTTGGCACGAG GAGGCGGTCCTCACCACCATGGACATCATACATGACGGGTTTGGCTTCATGCTGGCCTTTGGGGACCTCGCCTGGGTACCCTTCACCTACAGCCTGCAGGCCCAGTTCCTGCTGTACCACCCAGAGCCCCTGGGGTTGCCCCTGGCCTCGGTCATCTGCCTCATCAATG CTGTTGGTTACTACATCTTCCGTGGAGCCAATTCTCAGAAAAACACCTTCCGGAAGAATCCTTCTGATCCCAGAGTGGCTG ACCTTGAGACCATCTCTACAGCCACAGGGCGACGGCTGCTGGTGTCTGGGTGGTGGGGTATGGTCCGCCATCCCAACTACCTTGGAGACCTCATCATGGCTCTGGCCTGGTCCTTGCCCTGCG GGGTGTCCCACCTGTTGCCCTACTTCTACCTCCTTTACTTCACTGCGCTGTTGGTACACCGTGAGGCCCGGGATGAGCAGCAGTGTCTGCGGAAGTATGGCCTGGCCTGGCACGCATACTGCCGGCGTGTGCCCTACCGAATCGTGCCCTACATCTACTGA